A window of Diospyros lotus cultivar Yz01 chromosome 14, ASM1463336v1, whole genome shotgun sequence contains these coding sequences:
- the LOC127790973 gene encoding uncharacterized protein LOC127790973 yields the protein MNCTEPESRPVLGPAGNKQASKPLRKVEKPPEVDETKGKKAPSSPVVNTTPSPPQRFSVPSILRQQDQRLLKSNWSLNASCSSDASSDSSHSRASTGRLSRRSVTPRPIRRKQCGSKTGKVEKVVADADTGSAASGDTSPTKKRCAWVTPNTGMFTVSFIELNDDRAIVLNYNGCFSFYLPPYKNAWTFLIEQTSQIENRSVKLGISAYQVKYFGSIG from the coding sequence ATGAACTGTACCGAACCGGAGTCTCGGCCGGTCCTCGGGCCGGCCGGAAACAAGCAGGCGTCGAAGCCGCTGAGGAAAGTAGAGAAGCCACCGGAAGTGGATGAGACTAAGGGGAAGAAGGCTCCGTCCTCGCCGGTGGTTAACACGACGCCGTCGCCGCCGCAGCGTTTTAGTGTGCCGTCGATTTTGAGGCAGCAGGATCAGAGGTTGCTGAAGTCGAATTGGTCTCTTAACGCTTCATGCTCGTCCGACGCGTCGTCGGATTCGTCGCACAGTCGGGCGTCGACTGGGAGGCTCAGTAGAAGGAGTGTCACTCCGAGGCCGATTCGGAGGAAGCAATGTGGTTCGAAGACGGGGAAAGTTGAGAAGGTTGTTGCGGATGCGGACACTGGATCGGCAGCTTCAGGTGATACTTCCCCGACCAAGAAAAGGTGTGCTTGGGTTACGCCAAACACAGGTATGTTTACAGTTTCTTTTATTGAGCTTAATGATGATCGTGCTATTGTTCTCAACTACAATGGCTGCTTTTCCTTTTATCTGCCTCCATACAAGAATGCGTGGACTTTTCTAATTGAGCAGACCTCTCAGATCGAGAATCGTTCAGTAAAACTAGGTATTAGTGCATACCAAGTGAAGTACTTTGGAAGTATAGGTTAA
- the LOC127789719 gene encoding probable cyclic nucleotide-gated ion channel 5, translated as MFDCAGGYKSEYISGQREKFVRLDDLDSRLSFSSDTGGMKRCGFSIEGPTSGSRLKDNASKSFRIGVKRGSEGLKTFGRSLRTGVSQAVFPEDLKVSQKKIFDPQDKSLLFWNRLLVISCIVGVSVDPLFFYLPVFNLNESCLGIDTKLAYTITTLRTTIDAFYLVRMAFQFRTAYIAPSSRVFGRGELVIDPAQIATRYLQRYFLVDLLSVLPLPQIVVWTFIQRGEGSHVLSTKRALMFIVFLQYIPRFFRFVPLTSELKKSAGVFAETAWAGAAYYLLWFLLASHILGAFWYLFAVTRITTCWKRACLQSGKCRLDYLYCQNVNMKGLTNWKNVGWKILNSKCSYDELEPVFDYGIYGHALSSGIVANEEFFSKYCYCLWWGLQNLSTLGQGLETSTYPAEVLFSIAIAIFGLILFALLIGNMQTYLQSLTVRLEEMRIKRRDSEQWMHHRLLPQELRERVRRYDQYKWLETRGVDEENLVNNLPKDLRRDIKRHLCLNLVRRVPLFATMDEQLLDAICERLKPSLYTEKTYVLREGDPVDEMLFIIRGRLESVTTDGGRSGFFNRGFLQEGDFCGEELLTWALDPKAGSNLPPSTRTVKALTEVEAFALIADEVKFITSQFRRLHSRQVQHTFRFYSQQWRTWAASYIQAAWRRYSRRKMAELRRSEEMEDEEIEDEEVLEETELIEDSPSSFGATILASRFAANALRGVHRLRSSASRRGVVKLLKPSEPDFAADAAD; from the exons ATGTTTGATTGTGCTGGTGGTTATAAATCAGAGTATATCAGCGGCCAGAGAGAGAAATTTGTAAG GTTGGATGATTTGGATTCTAGACTATCATTTTCATCTGATACTGGGGGAATGAAGAGGTGTGGATTTAGCATAGAGGGACCGACTTCAGGCAGTCGTCTCAAGGATAATGCATCAAAGTCATTTAGGATAGGAGTAAAAAGAGGATCTGAAGGACTTAAGACATTTGGCCGCTCACTAAGAACTGGAGTCAGTCAGGCAGTTTTCCCAGAAGATCTTAAGGTGTCTCAGAAAAAGATTTTTGATCCTCAAGACAAGTCTCTCCTGTTTTGGAACAGGCTTTTGGTCATATCATGTATTGTTGGAGTATCAGTGGATCCTTTGTTTTTCTATCTTCCCGTTTTCAATCTTAACGAAAGTTGCCTTGGTATAGATACAAAGTTAGCATACACAATTACAACTTTGCGGACAACTATAGATGCTTTCTACCTTGTAAGAATGGCTTTCCAGTTCCGAACAGCTTATATTGCACCATCATCTCGGGTTTTTGGACGAGGCGAGCTTGTGATAGACCCTGCACAAATAGCAACAAGATACTTGCAGCGGTATTTCCTCGTTGATCTTCTATCTGTGCTACCTTTACCACAG ATTGTAGTTTGGACATTTATTCAGCGAGGAGAAGGTTCACATGTCTTATCTACCAAACGGGCACTTATGTTCATTGTCTTTCTTCAATATATTCCCAGGTTTTTCCGGTTTGTCCCATTAACTTCAGAGCTCAAGAAGTCTGCAGGGGTCTTTGCTGAAACAGCTTGGGCAGGTGCTGCATACTATTTGTTGTGGTTCTTGCTTGCTAGTCAT ATACTCGGGGCTTTCTGGTACCTATTTGCTGTGACTCGTATCACTACATGCTGGAAGAGAGCTTGTCTACAGAGTGGAAAATGTCGTTTAGATTACTTGTATTGCCAAAACGTTAACATGAAAGGTTTGACCAACTGGAAAAATGTCGGATGGAAAATTCTCAATTCAAAGTGCTCATATGATGAACTGGAACCGGTATTTGATTATGGCATATATGGACATGCTCTATCATCTGGTATTGTGGCAAATGAGGAGTTCTTCTCTAAATACTGCTACTGTTTGTGGTGGGGTCTACAGAATTTGAG TACGCTTGGTCAGGGGCTCGAAACTAGCACCTATCCAGCAGAGGTTCTCTTTTCCATAGCAATTGCTATATTTGGTCTCATCCTTTTTGCTCTCTTGATTGGGAACATGCAG ACGTATCTACAATCTCTTACGGTTCGGCTTGAGGAGATGAGAATTAAAAGGCGCGACTCTGAACAGTGGATGCATCATAGATTGCTACCTCAGGAGCTTAGGGAAAGAGTTCGGCGCTATGATCAATACAAGTGGCTGGAGACAAGAGGAGTAGATGAGGAGAACCTGGTGAACAATCTACCAAAGGATCTTAGGAGAGATATCAAGCGCCATCTCTGCTTGAATTTGGTCAGAAGG GTTCCTCTATTTGCAACTATGGATGAACAGTTGCTTGATGCCATCTGTGAACGACTGAAACCAAGTTTATACACTGAAAAGACATACGTACTTCGTGAAGGTGACCCAGTTGATGAGATGCTCTTCATCATCCGTGGTCGCCTAGAAAGCGTAACCACTGATGGCGGGAGGAGTGGATTCTTCAACCGGGGTTTCTTGCAAGAAGGAGATTTTTGTGGGGAGGAGCTCCTAACTTGGGCGCTGGATCCCAAAGCCGGTTCCAACTTACCACCATCTACTCGTACTGTGAAGGCTTTGACTGAGGTCGAAGCTTTCGCTTTAATAGCAGATGAAGTGAAATTCATCACCAGTCAATTCAGGCGGCTTCACAGCAGACAGGTCCAGCACACTTTCCGTTTCTACTCTCAGCAGTGGAGGACATGGGCTGCCTCCTATATCCAAGCTGCATGGCGCCGGTATTCCAGAAGGAAAATGGCAGAGCTTCGTCGCAGCGAGGAAATGGAAGACGAAGAAATAGAAGATGAGGAAGTCCTAGAAGAAACCGAGTTAATAGAGGATTCTCCATCCAGCTTTGGGGCAACCATACTTGCTTCACGGTTTGCTGCGAATGCTCTTCGAGGAGTTCATCGGCTTCGCAGCTCGGCAAGTCGCCGGGGCGTCGTGAAACTGCTGAAGCCGTCGGAACCCGATTTTGCTGCCGATGCCGCAGATTAA